Proteins encoded together in one Salarchaeum sp. JOR-1 window:
- a CDS encoding coiled-coil protein, which produces MVEQETIDVSSADELITDEELENKSKGQLIKKAGQFRDRRNELNQLASSRASKRDELNAKTREKVDAAQEHREDRDELNERVQEHKEIRNELNADANELFEEVEDRKSDLELDEGKDLEELKEEIEQLEFKQQTEVLSTEDERELIEKIEQKREEYQTRKEKLDQTEGLDELVEEAEEVRAEASKHHEKVTELADRAQKHHNEMIEAYREADDIRDEADEKHEAFVEAQEAADAHHEAFVRVQKRLRELDKEEEEEKQSQREAKRQEAKEEAEDIYERFQEGETLDTEDLRKLQKSGLL; this is translated from the coding sequence ATGGTAGAACAAGAAACTATTGACGTGTCGTCCGCGGACGAGCTGATTACTGACGAAGAACTCGAGAACAAATCCAAAGGCCAGCTTATCAAGAAAGCCGGCCAGTTCCGCGACCGACGGAACGAGCTCAACCAACTCGCGTCCTCGCGCGCATCGAAGCGCGACGAGCTGAACGCGAAGACGCGCGAGAAGGTCGACGCGGCGCAAGAACACCGCGAAGACCGCGACGAACTCAACGAGCGCGTGCAGGAGCACAAGGAGATTCGGAACGAGCTCAACGCGGACGCGAACGAGCTCTTCGAGGAGGTCGAAGACCGGAAGTCCGACCTCGAACTCGACGAGGGCAAAGACCTCGAAGAGCTCAAGGAGGAGATCGAGCAGCTCGAGTTCAAGCAGCAGACCGAAGTCCTCTCGACCGAGGACGAGCGCGAACTCATCGAGAAGATCGAGCAGAAGCGCGAGGAGTACCAGACGCGCAAGGAGAAGCTCGACCAGACCGAGGGGCTCGACGAGCTCGTCGAGGAAGCAGAAGAGGTTCGCGCCGAGGCGTCGAAGCACCACGAGAAGGTCACGGAGCTCGCAGACCGCGCGCAGAAGCACCACAACGAGATGATCGAGGCCTACCGAGAGGCCGACGACATCCGTGACGAGGCCGACGAGAAGCACGAGGCGTTCGTCGAAGCGCAGGAGGCCGCCGACGCCCACCACGAGGCCTTCGTTCGCGTGCAGAAACGTCTCCGCGAGCTCGACAAGGAAGAAGAAGAGGAAAAGCAGTCCCAGCGCGAGGCGAAGCGCCAGGAAGCGAAGGAAGAAGCAGAAGACATCTACGAGCGGTTCCAGGAGGGCGAGACCCTCGACACCGAAGACCTTCGGAAGCTCCAGAAGTCCGGTCTCCTATAA
- a CDS encoding diphthine--ammonia ligase, which yields MTDGQWVGLFSGGKDSNWALYRALEDGLDVGRLLTVHPEEDSYMYHVPATSLTELAAESIGIPLVNVDPGDLDALDAEDSGAQGDRELEPLEAALRDLAPDLDRGLAGVTAGAIESEYQTSRIQGMADRLDCEVFAPLWQEDPEALGEAMLDAGFEITILQVAAYGLDESWLGRTLDHQALDDLRELNDEYGVHLLGEGGEFETFVTDGPHFDHAIELEYDTVWEGNRGHVEITDARLA from the coding sequence ATGACCGACGGCCAGTGGGTGGGGTTGTTCTCCGGCGGGAAGGACTCGAACTGGGCGCTCTACCGCGCGCTCGAGGACGGACTCGACGTGGGCCGCCTCCTCACCGTCCACCCCGAGGAAGACTCCTACATGTACCACGTTCCCGCGACCAGCCTCACCGAGCTCGCGGCGGAGAGCATCGGCATCCCGCTCGTGAACGTCGACCCCGGCGACCTCGACGCGCTCGACGCCGAGGACTCGGGCGCGCAGGGCGACCGCGAACTCGAACCGCTTGAGGCCGCGCTCCGCGACCTCGCACCCGACCTCGACCGCGGTCTCGCGGGCGTCACCGCCGGCGCGATCGAGAGCGAGTACCAGACCAGCCGCATCCAGGGGATGGCCGACCGCCTCGACTGTGAGGTGTTCGCGCCGCTCTGGCAGGAAGACCCCGAAGCACTCGGCGAGGCGATGCTCGACGCCGGCTTCGAAATCACCATCCTCCAGGTCGCCGCCTACGGACTCGACGAATCCTGGCTCGGCCGCACCCTCGACCACCAGGCGCTCGACGACCTCCGAGAACTCAACGACGAGTACGGCGTCCACCTCCTCGGCGAGGGCGGGGAGTTCGAGACGTTCGTCACCGACGGCCCCCACTTCGACCACGCCATCGAACTAGAGTACGACACTGTCTGGGAGGGAAATCGCGGGCACGTCGAAATCACGGACGCACGACTGGCGTAA
- a CDS encoding DUF371 domain-containing protein, producing the protein MEEVVHARGHENVSAEHASTFEVTTDDYLTPAGDCILAIDADRAPSDFSREFVDACQDTDSTITVVLETPDERVTITGSGHPDLAFENQRGHVGRTSTYVDDRTIMVDADAAAADLPRDFVTSLADGAPLTMALRVE; encoded by the coding sequence ATGGAAGAAGTCGTGCATGCCCGCGGCCACGAGAACGTCTCCGCCGAACACGCGAGCACGTTCGAGGTCACGACCGACGACTACCTCACGCCCGCCGGCGACTGCATCCTCGCCATCGACGCCGACCGCGCCCCCAGCGACTTCTCGCGCGAGTTCGTCGACGCCTGTCAGGACACTGACTCGACCATCACCGTCGTCCTCGAAACCCCCGACGAACGCGTCACGATTACGGGAAGCGGCCACCCCGACCTCGCGTTCGAGAACCAGCGCGGGCACGTCGGCCGCACCAGCACCTACGTCGACGACCGCACCATCATGGTGGACGCCGACGCCGCGGCCGCCGACCTCCCCCGCGACTTCGTCACGTCTCTCGCCGACGGCGCGCCGCTCACGATGGCACTCCGCGTCGAGTAA
- the nth gene encoding endonuclease III — protein MSDEPAENISGGTAGGGSAAAFDPGDATSRVEVFIDRLGERYWQKTYGGQDAFECLVRTILSQNTSDKASQPAHDELMERYGPASQRDPDLAHALANAGQDELADAIASAGLYNQKSETIIRLAGRVVEEYGGADAFDEFVTSESPDDVRDTLLDMKGVGPKTADCVLLFAGGRDGVFPVDTHVHRIARRMGFAPPAADHEDVRQVMEAEVPASKCGFGHTAMIQFGREFCTARQPACLEGPEACPMSDLCDQVGVYPHDGDVVDPSET, from the coding sequence ATGAGCGACGAGCCAGCCGAGAACATCTCCGGCGGCACCGCGGGCGGCGGCAGCGCGGCCGCGTTCGACCCCGGCGACGCCACCTCCCGCGTCGAGGTGTTCATCGACCGCCTCGGCGAGCGCTACTGGCAGAAGACGTACGGCGGCCAGGACGCCTTCGAGTGCCTCGTCCGCACGATTCTCAGCCAGAACACGTCCGACAAGGCGAGCCAGCCCGCCCACGACGAACTGATGGAGCGGTACGGGCCGGCGTCGCAGCGTGATCCCGACCTCGCGCACGCGCTCGCGAACGCGGGGCAGGACGAACTCGCGGACGCCATCGCGTCCGCGGGCCTCTACAACCAGAAGTCGGAGACCATCATCCGCCTCGCCGGCCGCGTCGTCGAGGAGTACGGCGGCGCGGACGCGTTCGACGAGTTCGTGACGTCCGAGTCGCCCGACGACGTTCGCGACACCCTCCTCGACATGAAGGGCGTCGGGCCGAAAACCGCAGATTGCGTCCTCCTCTTCGCGGGCGGCCGGGACGGCGTCTTCCCCGTTGACACGCACGTCCACCGCATCGCGCGCCGGATGGGGTTCGCGCCGCCGGCCGCCGACCACGAGGACGTCCGGCAGGTGATGGAGGCCGAGGTGCCGGCGTCGAAGTGCGGGTTCGGGCACACGGCGATGATTCAGTTCGGCCGCGAGTTCTGCACCGCGCGCCAGCCCGCGTGCCTGGAGGGGCCGGAGGCGTGCCCGATGAGCGACCTCTGCGACCAGGTCGGCGTCTACCCCCACGACGGCGACGTCGTCGACCCGAGCGAGACCTAG
- a CDS encoding transcriptional regulator, whose product MPERTTRERIADALREQPGTPSSLATEFAITAHAALRHVEHVAKSLDGTDEELLVRPPECEECGFNDFDDPLNLPSRCPECKHEGIEEPAFKIA is encoded by the coding sequence ATGCCAGAGCGGACGACCCGCGAACGCATCGCCGACGCCCTCCGCGAGCAACCCGGCACCCCGAGTTCGCTCGCGACAGAGTTCGCCATCACCGCGCACGCCGCGCTCCGCCACGTCGAACACGTCGCGAAATCACTCGACGGCACGGACGAAGAACTCCTCGTCCGCCCGCCCGAGTGCGAGGAATGCGGGTTCAACGACTTCGACGACCCCCTCAACCTCCCATCGCGCTGTCCCGAGTGCAAACACGAAGGGATCGAGGAACCCGCGTTCAAGATAGCGTAG
- a CDS encoding aminotransferase class IV → MLYSVDGDLVPAADATVSVRDRGFQYGDAVFETMRAYDGRVFRLDAHLDRLANSCSLLGIDHELPAETFRERVRETLDANDLAEAYVKLSVSRGVQPGKLDPDPATDPTVVVQVRELDREPTWGAPATLETSSVQRVPREAIPAAAKTHNYLNGVLARRSVNADEALLLDASGSLTEGATSNVFFVRDGVLRTPSLDGPILPGITREVVLDVARDADIPVETGRYDPAALRRADEVFLTNSTWELRPVRRYDDTTYEAFPVTERLHDAYRARTRRST, encoded by the coding sequence ATGTTATACAGCGTAGACGGCGACCTCGTCCCCGCCGCCGACGCCACCGTGAGCGTCCGCGACCGCGGGTTCCAGTACGGCGACGCCGTCTTCGAGACGATGCGCGCCTACGACGGCCGCGTCTTCCGGCTGGACGCCCACCTCGACCGCCTCGCGAACTCCTGCTCGCTCCTCGGCATCGACCACGAACTCCCAGCCGAGACCTTCCGCGAGCGCGTCCGGGAGACGCTCGACGCGAACGACCTCGCGGAGGCGTACGTCAAACTCAGCGTCTCACGGGGCGTCCAGCCCGGCAAGCTCGACCCCGACCCGGCGACCGACCCGACCGTCGTCGTGCAGGTGCGCGAACTCGACCGCGAACCGACGTGGGGCGCGCCCGCCACGCTCGAAACCTCGTCCGTCCAGCGCGTCCCGCGCGAGGCGATTCCCGCCGCCGCGAAGACCCACAACTACCTCAACGGCGTCCTCGCGCGCCGGAGCGTGAACGCCGACGAAGCCCTCCTCCTCGACGCCAGCGGGTCGCTCACGGAGGGCGCGACGAGCAACGTCTTCTTCGTCCGCGACGGCGTCCTCCGCACGCCGAGCCTCGACGGCCCGATTCTCCCCGGCATCACCCGCGAGGTCGTCCTCGACGTCGCCCGCGACGCCGATATTCCCGTCGAGACCGGTCGCTACGACCCCGCGGCGCTCCGCCGGGCGGACGAGGTGTTCCTCACGAACTCCACGTGGGAACTCCGCCCCGTCCGCCGATACGACGACACCACGTACGAGGCGTTCCCCGTGACGGAGCGCCTGCACGACGCGTACCGGGCTAGAACTCGACGTTCGACGTAG
- the pabB gene encoding aminodeoxychorismate synthase, component I, which yields MDSAVVTDRERFERAAGDGVRVPVELRVEGVKPFDAYRRARGDDPGFFYETTGGSDGWGYFGVQPDAFLETDDGALETLREFETDTLARAGCDVPFPGGYAGWLSYDAARELETLPDSAADDRGLPRLQFGRYDALAAWPEPFDGDVRVVAAPRDATFDEAVARADELVERVQTGDPGVSKPDVSPGPFVSECGREAFAERVRDVKAAVRDGDTFQANVSQRLAAPASVHPATVYAALRDANPAPYSGLVEFPGVDLVSASPELLLERDGDRLRTEPIAGTRPRGDTPAADDALEAELRGDEKERAEHAMLVDLERNDLGKVSEYGSVEVAEYRRVDRYSEVMHLVSDVTGTLRDDQSLADAVAAVFPGGTITGAPKPRTMELIDAVEATRRGPYTGSMGLVGFDGRAVLNIVIRTLVRHREEYHLRVGAGVVHDSDPAAEYDETLAKARALVTALDDALEASLEVES from the coding sequence ATGGATTCCGCCGTCGTCACCGACCGCGAGCGCTTCGAGCGCGCCGCCGGCGACGGCGTTCGCGTCCCCGTCGAACTCCGCGTCGAGGGCGTGAAACCGTTCGACGCGTACCGGCGCGCCCGCGGCGACGACCCCGGGTTTTTCTACGAGACCACGGGCGGGAGCGACGGCTGGGGGTACTTCGGCGTCCAGCCGGACGCGTTCCTCGAAACGGACGACGGCGCGCTCGAAACCCTCCGCGAGTTCGAGACGGACACGCTCGCCCGCGCGGGTTGTGACGTGCCGTTCCCCGGCGGGTACGCGGGCTGGCTGTCCTACGACGCCGCGCGCGAACTCGAAACCCTCCCCGACTCCGCCGCGGACGACCGCGGTCTCCCCCGCCTCCAGTTCGGTCGGTACGACGCGCTCGCGGCGTGGCCGGAACCCTTCGACGGCGACGTCCGCGTCGTCGCCGCCCCGCGGGACGCCACGTTCGACGAGGCCGTCGCTCGCGCGGACGAACTGGTCGAACGCGTCCAAACGGGCGACCCCGGTGTGTCGAAACCGGACGTATCACCGGGGCCGTTCGTCTCCGAGTGCGGCCGCGAGGCGTTCGCAGAGCGCGTGCGCGACGTGAAGGCCGCCGTCCGGGACGGCGACACCTTCCAGGCGAACGTCAGCCAGCGCCTCGCCGCGCCCGCGAGCGTCCACCCCGCCACAGTCTACGCCGCGCTCCGCGACGCGAACCCCGCGCCCTACTCCGGACTCGTGGAGTTCCCGGGCGTCGACCTCGTCTCCGCCAGCCCCGAACTCCTGCTCGAACGCGACGGCGACCGCCTGCGGACGGAACCCATCGCCGGCACCCGCCCCCGGGGCGACACGCCCGCCGCGGACGACGCGCTCGAAGCGGAACTCCGGGGCGACGAGAAGGAGCGCGCCGAACACGCGATGCTCGTCGACCTCGAACGCAACGACCTCGGGAAGGTCAGCGAGTACGGGAGCGTCGAGGTCGCCGAGTACCGCCGCGTCGACCGGTACTCCGAGGTGATGCACCTCGTGAGCGACGTGACCGGCACGCTCCGCGACGACCAGTCGCTCGCGGACGCCGTCGCCGCCGTCTTCCCCGGCGGCACCATCACGGGCGCGCCGAAACCGCGGACGATGGAGCTCATCGACGCGGTCGAAGCCACCCGCCGCGGCCCCTACACCGGAAGCATGGGCCTCGTCGGGTTCGACGGCCGCGCGGTCTTGAACATCGTCATCCGCACGCTCGTCCGCCACCGCGAGGAGTACCACCTCCGGGTCGGCGCGGGCGTCGTCCACGACTCCGACCCCGCCGCCGAGTACGACGAGACGCTCGCGAAAGCCCGCGCGCTCGTCACCGCATTGGACGACGCCCTGGAGGCGTCGCTGGAGGTGGAGTCGTGA
- a CDS encoding lysine exporter LysO family protein yields MFTVFAALLAGVATGKLGGVRAARQAGRLISVGLVVLLFLMGLRLGASESVVANLGQIGLYAFVLALGSVAGSVACAYAIRGFLPSFDAAGDVESGSGDSRTLTALVLGALVVGAAAGATILPAGSLSLVERATTLALAGLLFAVGVGLGADGALLAQVKRLGVSILALPASIAVGSVAGALAVGVALGMRTTAAAAVGAGFGWYSLSAVLITDAAGVHLGSLAFLANVFREVLALASLPLVVRHFGRAAGIAPGGATTMDVTLPAVKDSAGDGAVVPAFVNGAVLSSLVPVLVPAFLAF; encoded by the coding sequence ATGTTCACCGTGTTCGCCGCCCTCCTCGCCGGAGTGGCGACTGGGAAACTCGGCGGCGTGCGCGCCGCCCGCCAGGCCGGCCGCCTCATCTCCGTTGGTCTCGTGGTTCTGCTCTTCCTGATGGGGTTGCGCCTCGGCGCGAGCGAGTCCGTCGTCGCGAACCTCGGACAGATCGGGCTGTACGCGTTCGTGCTCGCGCTCGGAAGCGTCGCCGGCAGCGTCGCCTGCGCGTACGCCATCCGGGGGTTCCTCCCGTCGTTCGACGCGGCCGGCGACGTGGAGTCCGGGAGTGGTGATTCTCGGACGCTCACCGCGCTCGTGCTCGGCGCGCTCGTCGTCGGCGCCGCCGCGGGCGCGACAATCCTCCCGGCCGGGAGTCTCTCGCTGGTCGAGCGCGCGACGACGCTCGCGCTCGCCGGCCTGCTGTTCGCGGTCGGCGTCGGCCTCGGCGCGGACGGCGCGCTCCTCGCGCAAGTGAAGCGCCTCGGCGTTTCCATCCTCGCGCTCCCCGCGTCAATCGCCGTCGGGAGCGTCGCGGGCGCGCTCGCCGTCGGCGTCGCGCTCGGGATGAGAACCACCGCTGCCGCGGCCGTCGGCGCGGGGTTCGGCTGGTACAGTCTCTCCGCCGTCCTCATCACCGACGCCGCCGGCGTCCACCTCGGCTCTCTGGCGTTCCTCGCGAACGTCTTTCGCGAGGTGCTCGCGCTCGCCAGCCTCCCGCTCGTCGTCCGGCACTTCGGCCGCGCGGCCGGCATCGCCCCCGGGGGCGCGACCACGATGGACGTGACCCTCCCCGCGGTCAAGGACTCCGCCGGGGACGGCGCGGTCGTCCCCGCGTTCGTCAACGGCGCGGTGCTCTCCTCGCTCGTCCCGGTGCTCGTCCCCGCGTTCCTCGCGTTCTAG
- a CDS encoding Rieske (2Fe-2S) protein — MSDGERITAAATVPADSTFLFTVDGEDGEDEAVLTRAEDGVEGYVNRCMHFTHIRLDKGSGAPVRNGELVCANHGAMFEQDTGVCTFGPCEGAQLDRIDIDVRDGGVYLVDDDYAFVRTGGIESDPADLASTSNVEF; from the coding sequence ATGAGCGACGGCGAACGAATCACCGCGGCCGCGACCGTGCCCGCGGATTCGACGTTCCTGTTCACGGTGGACGGCGAGGATGGCGAGGACGAGGCGGTTCTCACGCGCGCCGAGGACGGCGTCGAGGGGTACGTGAACCGCTGCATGCACTTCACGCACATCCGACTCGACAAGGGGAGCGGCGCGCCCGTTCGGAACGGCGAACTCGTCTGCGCGAACCACGGCGCGATGTTCGAGCAGGACACGGGCGTCTGCACGTTCGGGCCCTGCGAGGGCGCGCAACTCGACCGCATCGACATCGACGTTCGCGACGGCGGCGTCTACCTCGTGGACGACGACTACGCGTTCGTGCGGACGGGCGGTATCGAGTCCGACCCGGCCGACCTGGCGTCTACGTCGAACGTCGAGTTCTAG
- the sppA gene encoding signal peptide peptidase SppA has translation MDTTFKRVGRLAVFVLALAVGAAAGWLVFVEGAEGSLARLLGIVLAIGVAVAVGRLGANVAGSVFAPYNVAEVGVEGPITRDGGSSVPMQPGTTPADAIVDQMERADADENVDALVVRLNTPGGEVVPSDDIRNAAEEFEGPTVAYATDTCASGGYWIASGCDRIFARDGSIVGSIGVVGSRPNASELMDKLGLSYEQFTAGEYKDAGVPLKEMEEKEREYLQGIVDGYYEEFVERVTDGRDLDEETVRDTEARVYLGEDARDLGLVDELGTRDAVDDYLESELGVGVETREFEPQRGLASRVRFGAQSLAFAFGAGLASTVGADDLGFEFK, from the coding sequence ATGGATACGACGTTCAAGCGGGTCGGGCGGCTGGCGGTGTTCGTGCTCGCGCTCGCCGTGGGCGCGGCCGCGGGCTGGCTGGTGTTCGTAGAGGGCGCTGAGGGAAGTCTCGCGCGTCTGCTTGGCATCGTGCTCGCCATCGGCGTCGCCGTCGCGGTGGGACGCCTCGGCGCGAACGTCGCGGGGTCGGTGTTCGCGCCGTACAACGTCGCGGAGGTCGGCGTCGAAGGACCGATTACGCGTGACGGCGGGAGTTCGGTTCCGATGCAGCCGGGAACCACGCCGGCGGACGCCATCGTCGACCAGATGGAGCGCGCGGACGCGGACGAGAACGTGGACGCGCTCGTCGTTCGGCTGAACACGCCCGGCGGCGAGGTGGTGCCGAGCGACGACATCCGGAACGCGGCCGAGGAGTTCGAGGGCCCGACGGTGGCGTACGCGACGGACACCTGTGCGAGCGGCGGGTACTGGATCGCGTCGGGCTGCGACCGCATCTTCGCGCGGGACGGCAGTATCGTCGGCTCCATCGGCGTGGTGGGGTCGCGGCCGAACGCCTCCGAGTTGATGGACAAACTCGGGCTCTCCTACGAGCAGTTCACCGCGGGCGAGTACAAGGACGCAGGCGTCCCGCTGAAGGAGATGGAGGAGAAGGAACGCGAGTACCTCCAGGGCATTGTGGACGGCTACTACGAGGAGTTCGTGGAGCGCGTGACCGACGGCCGCGACCTGGACGAGGAGACGGTGCGGGACACGGAAGCCCGCGTCTACCTCGGTGAGGACGCGAGAGACCTCGGGTTGGTGGACGAACTCGGGACGCGGGACGCCGTGGACGACTACCTCGAATCGGAGCTCGGCGTCGGCGTGGAGACGCGAGAGTTCGAACCGCAGCGCGGCCTCGCGTCCCGGGTGCGGTTCGGCGCGCAGTCCCTCGCGTTCGCGTTCGGCGCGGGACTCGCGAGCACGGTCGGCGCGGACGACCTCGGGTTCGAGTTCAAGTAG
- a CDS encoding DUF373 family protein: protein MHTLVLCLDRSGAVPRATGVTAPVAGWEAVQSLVVEYGVTDPEDSAVNCLLEGLRVSRDLRDDGEESTVAVVSGNAESIVGADRTIAEQVDALLERYDPDAAILVVDSADDERVVPIVESRLPVDSVDRVVVRQARDIESTYYLLKQFLADEELRGTVLVPLGVVLLVFPILLALTSSLAVAIAAITAVIGVFFLYKGLNIDESVSGLPSQARDALYSGRVSIVTYVVAAGLALIGVFAGALGVSDTASMDGGFVAAMAFAYYSVPWLALGALAASTGRLIDESIREDAVGANYVNLPFGVVAVGLVVRGFAGYFLERASVLAPVTVGGVDLGALSVAPVVLSPEERLAVFVVGGVLVSLAGIRVGGILGDE from the coding sequence ATGCACACGCTGGTCCTCTGTCTCGACCGGTCGGGCGCGGTGCCGCGCGCGACCGGCGTCACAGCCCCGGTCGCCGGCTGGGAGGCCGTGCAGTCCCTCGTGGTGGAGTACGGCGTCACCGACCCGGAGGACTCCGCGGTGAACTGTCTGCTCGAAGGACTGCGGGTGAGCCGCGACCTCCGGGACGACGGCGAGGAGTCCACAGTCGCCGTCGTGTCGGGGAACGCGGAGTCAATCGTCGGCGCGGACCGCACCATCGCCGAGCAGGTGGACGCCCTCCTCGAACGCTACGACCCGGACGCCGCCATCCTCGTCGTGGACAGCGCGGACGACGAGCGCGTCGTCCCCATCGTCGAGAGCCGCCTCCCCGTCGATTCGGTCGACCGCGTCGTGGTGCGGCAGGCCCGCGACATCGAGTCCACGTACTACCTCCTGAAGCAGTTCCTCGCCGACGAGGAACTCAGGGGAACCGTACTCGTCCCGCTCGGCGTCGTCCTCCTGGTCTTTCCGATACTGCTCGCGCTCACGAGCAGCCTCGCAGTCGCCATCGCCGCCATCACCGCCGTCATCGGCGTGTTCTTCCTCTACAAGGGCCTGAACATCGACGAGTCCGTGAGCGGCCTCCCGAGCCAGGCCCGGGACGCCCTCTACTCGGGCCGCGTGAGCATCGTCACGTACGTCGTCGCCGCCGGCCTCGCGCTCATCGGCGTGTTCGCGGGTGCGCTCGGCGTCTCCGACACGGCGTCGATGGACGGCGGGTTCGTCGCCGCGATGGCGTTCGCGTACTACAGCGTCCCCTGGCTCGCGCTCGGCGCGCTCGCCGCCAGCACCGGCCGCCTCATCGACGAATCCATCCGGGAGGACGCGGTCGGCGCGAACTACGTGAACCTCCCGTTCGGCGTCGTCGCCGTCGGCCTCGTCGTCCGCGGGTTCGCCGGCTACTTCCTCGAACGCGCCAGCGTCCTCGCCCCAGTCACCGTCGGCGGCGTCGACCTCGGCGCGCTCTCCGTCGCGCCCGTCGTGCTCTCCCCTGAGGAGCGCCTGGCCGTCTTCGTCGTCGGCGGCGTGCTCGTCAGCCTCGCCGGCATCCGCGTCGGCGGGATTCTCGGCGACGAGTAG
- a CDS encoding aminodeoxychorismate/anthranilate synthase component II, whose product MGRRPGGVAGGGVVILVVDNYDSFVYNLVQYVGDALADSGRDPRDALRVERNDALTLADVRALDPDGIVVSPGPGTPADAGVSTAVFSLDYPTLGVCLGHQALVAANGGRVGHAPSVVHGKPSTIAHDGRGVFAGLPDALSVGRYHSLAATGDLPRALEATAHTADDRDLVMAARHREKPHVGVQFHPESILTDGGKQMIRTFLRTCYTA is encoded by the coding sequence ATTGGACGACGCCCTGGAGGCGTCGCTGGAGGTGGAGTCGTGATTCTCGTCGTCGACAACTACGACTCGTTCGTCTACAACCTCGTCCAGTACGTCGGCGACGCGCTCGCCGACTCGGGCCGCGACCCCCGCGACGCACTCCGCGTCGAGCGCAACGACGCCCTCACGCTCGCCGACGTGCGCGCCCTCGACCCGGACGGCATCGTCGTCTCCCCGGGGCCGGGAACGCCCGCGGACGCCGGCGTCTCCACGGCCGTGTTCTCGCTCGACTACCCGACGCTCGGCGTCTGCCTCGGCCACCAGGCGCTCGTCGCCGCGAACGGCGGCCGGGTCGGCCACGCCCCCAGCGTCGTCCACGGCAAACCCTCCACCATCGCGCACGACGGCCGCGGCGTCTTCGCCGGCCTCCCCGACGCGCTCTCCGTCGGCCGCTACCACTCGCTCGCCGCGACCGGCGACCTCCCCCGGGCGTTGGAGGCGACCGCGCACACCGCCGACGACCGCGACCTCGTGATGGCCGCCCGCCACCGCGAGAAACCGCACGTCGGCGTCCAGTTCCACCCTGAGAGCATCCTCACCGACGGCGGAAAACAGATGATCCGAACCTTCCTCCGGACATGTTATACAGCGTAG
- a CDS encoding sugar phosphate nucleotidyltransferase, giving the protein MKAVVLAGGYATRMWPITKHRPKMFLPVGESTVIDRIFSELEADDRISEVFVSTNERFADDFAAHLREAGYEKTTLSIEDTTEEDEKFGVVGALNQLFEREAVEEDTLVIAGDNLISFDVSEFLDFFEAKESPSLAAYDVGSKERAKSYGLVSLDGDEVVDFQEKPADPKSTLVSIACYAFPADTIPSFGEYLEAGENPDEPGWFIQWLQNRQSVHAFTFEGAWFDIGTPESYLDAVAWTLDGDNLVADSATVENTTLGENVHVMADANVVNSSLDNSLVFPDATVVDCDVRDSIIDEQTHVENIDFAGALIGAHTTISNGK; this is encoded by the coding sequence ATGAAAGCTGTCGTGCTGGCTGGCGGGTACGCGACGCGGATGTGGCCGATTACGAAGCATCGGCCGAAGATGTTCCTGCCTGTCGGCGAGTCTACTGTTATCGACCGGATTTTCTCGGAGTTGGAGGCGGACGACCGCATCAGTGAGGTGTTCGTGTCGACCAACGAGCGGTTCGCGGACGATTTCGCGGCGCATTTGCGGGAGGCGGGATACGAGAAGACGACGCTCTCCATCGAGGACACGACGGAAGAAGACGAGAAGTTCGGCGTGGTGGGGGCGCTGAATCAGTTGTTCGAGCGAGAGGCGGTCGAGGAGGACACGCTCGTCATCGCGGGCGATAACCTCATCAGTTTCGACGTGTCCGAGTTCCTGGATTTCTTCGAGGCGAAGGAGTCGCCGTCGCTCGCGGCGTACGACGTGGGGAGCAAGGAGCGCGCGAAATCCTATGGGCTCGTGAGCCTGGACGGCGACGAGGTCGTGGATTTCCAGGAGAAGCCCGCGGATCCGAAGAGCACGCTGGTGTCCATCGCGTGTTACGCGTTCCCCGCGGACACCATCCCGTCGTTCGGCGAGTACCTCGAAGCCGGGGAGAACCCGGACGAGCCCGGGTGGTTCATTCAGTGGCTCCAGAACCGCCAGTCCGTGCACGCGTTCACGTTCGAGGGCGCGTGGTTCGACATCGGCACGCCCGAGTCCTACCTCGACGCGGTCGCGTGGACGCTCGACGGCGACAACCTCGTCGCGGACTCCGCCACCGTCGAGAACACCACGCTCGGTGAGAACGTCCACGTGATGGCCGACGCGAACGTCGTCAACTCCAGCCTCGACAACTCCCTCGTCTTCCCCGACGCGACCGTCGTCGACTGCGACGTCCGCGACTCCATCATCGACGAACAGACGCACGTCGAGAACATCGACTTCGCCGGTGCGCTCATCGGCGCACACACCACGATTTCGAACGGCAAATAA